The following coding sequences lie in one Candidatus Neomarinimicrobiota bacterium genomic window:
- a CDS encoding prepilin peptidase, protein MILTLKILFGLLIGSFINVLIVRVPKSESIITPGSHCILCNTPLKWWMNIPLFSFFIFGGKCCYCSGRISWQYPIVELLCAGIWILFFNFNHPFETTSLCLGICFLLAIAIIDLKHFQIYHGLLIASFIFLATSLFFGSFSWKYHIAGMVFCPGFIWGVSWIVQVFNKRKNLGGGDILLAISLGFYLGPYRSFLMYFIASVFGILYWVAMMKIKNLDKNPIQIPFGTGMVFGFILLEIVLLPSIISSFKFLEFIIFTDRFLAELFSLL, encoded by the coding sequence TTGATTCTTACTCTTAAAATATTATTCGGTTTACTTATCGGTTCATTTATCAATGTTCTAATCGTGAGGGTGCCAAAATCAGAAAGTATTATTACCCCCGGTTCTCATTGTATTTTATGCAACACACCTCTTAAGTGGTGGATGAACATTCCCCTGTTTTCCTTTTTCATATTTGGAGGAAAATGCTGCTATTGTTCGGGTAGGATTTCATGGCAATATCCAATCGTTGAATTACTTTGTGCTGGAATTTGGATATTATTTTTCAATTTCAATCATCCATTTGAAACGACCTCACTTTGTCTGGGGATTTGTTTCCTTTTAGCAATTGCCATTATTGATTTAAAACATTTTCAAATTTATCATGGGCTTTTAATCGCCTCATTCATCTTTTTAGCAACATCATTATTTTTTGGCAGTTTTTCATGGAAATACCATATAGCCGGGATGGTATTTTGTCCGGGATTTATTTGGGGTGTCAGCTGGATAGTGCAAGTTTTTAATAAACGCAAAAATCTTGGCGGTGGCGATATACTTTTGGCAATTTCTTTGGGATTTTATCTTGGACCTTATCGTTCTTTTTTAATGTATTTTATTGCTTCTGTGTTTGGAATTCTTTATTGGGTCGCAATGATGAAAATAAAAAATTTAGATAAAAACCCCATTCAAATTCCATTTGGAACGGGCATGGTATTTGGTTTTATTCTATTAGAAATTGTATTGCTTCCATCCATCATCTCATCTTTCAAATTCCTAGAATTCATCATTTTTACAGATAGATTTCTTGCGGAGTTGTTTTCTTTACTTTGA
- a CDS encoding acyl-CoA thioesterase, whose product MKNSNYNALTRSDFDHIIKMNSRWRDMDAIGHLNHAIYLTYMESARTDFYVSMGFSSVRKEQDKSIILGGMDIVYLDQCEHPVELNICHRVNRVGNKSFDLLGAVFSKTKDHPLCVGLFRMVSFNYNNNHSIPVPKEVIAHLHQF is encoded by the coding sequence ATGAAAAATTCAAATTATAACGCGTTAACTCGATCCGATTTTGATCATATAATTAAAATGAATTCAAGATGGCGAGATATGGATGCGATTGGACATTTGAACCATGCAATTTACCTTACCTACATGGAATCCGCCCGGACGGATTTTTATGTTTCTATGGGATTCTCAAGTGTACGGAAAGAACAAGATAAAAGTATTATTTTAGGTGGAATGGATATTGTATATCTTGACCAATGTGAGCACCCGGTTGAGTTAAATATATGCCATAGAGTAAACAGGGTTGGGAATAAGAGTTTTGACTTGTTAGGCGCTGTTTTTTCAAAGACTAAAGACCATCCTCTTTGCGTCGGTTTATTCAGGATGGTTTCATTTAACTATAACAATAATCATTCTATTCCTGTACCTAAAGAAGTCATAGCTCATTTACATCAATTCTAA
- a CDS encoding TlpA family protein disulfide reductase has translation MKYLFTISICLITILLAEGSVNTTKIPNFKLKMLDGKKMTMNELLEDGPVLIDFWATWCKPCLKGMRFLDGFHAKYAETGFKVLSINQDTPKSLSKVKSTVRSRKFNFLVAMDPNKQISEKLNARLLPTTLLVNQAGEIVWRHQGYMAGDEVEIEHQIQRVLNLSKSEEN, from the coding sequence ATGAAATATTTATTCACAATTTCAATTTGTCTTATTACTATCCTTTTGGCAGAAGGTTCTGTAAACACCACAAAAATTCCCAATTTCAAACTCAAAATGCTTGATGGCAAAAAAATGACTATGAATGAATTGCTAGAGGATGGACCTGTACTGATTGATTTTTGGGCTACGTGGTGCAAACCTTGCTTAAAAGGAATGCGTTTCCTGGATGGCTTCCACGCAAAATATGCAGAAACCGGGTTTAAAGTGTTAAGCATCAATCAAGATACTCCGAAAAGTTTGTCAAAAGTAAAATCTACAGTTCGCTCTAGGAAATTCAATTTTCTTGTTGCGATGGACCCCAATAAACAAATTTCCGAAAAATTGAATGCCCGGTTGCTTCCTACTACGTTATTGGTTAACCAAGCGGGTGAAATTGTATGGCGTCACCAAGGATATATGGCTGGCGATGAAGTGGAAATTGAGCACCAAATCCAAAGGGTTCTCAACCTGTCTAAATCTGAAGAAAATTAA
- a CDS encoding GIY-YIG nuclease family protein: MSKYCVYVLQSLKDGNYYIGYSKNFEERLIAHNNGSVKSTKLRRPLQLIHIENYGTIAEARKREKKIKSYKGGEAFKQLIGIV, from the coding sequence ATGAGTAAATATTGTGTTTATGTTCTTCAAAGTTTAAAAGACGGAAATTATTATATTGGTTATTCCAAAAATTTTGAAGAAAGATTAATTGCTCATAACAATGGATCGGTAAAATCCACTAAATTGAGAAGGCCACTACAGTTGATTCACATAGAAAATTATGGTACAATAGCAGAAGCACGAAAAAGGGAAAAGAAGATTAAATCATACAAAGGTGGAGAAGCGTTTAAACAGCTTATTGGAATTGTTTAG
- a CDS encoding Omp28-related outer membrane protein: protein MRANLYTINGIPHSEWNGLESTEGGYANANWPPMYDNFLIIYNGMIGATSPYSIDINGLVNNGTIDYDITVSMDSDHSSSNQRVYVFLVEDNIYSYWGAVGQYHMARNVNRDFTPPENLTISSSGESQVYSGSFDIGSSWVQENLKVIAIVQNSSSDEIFQVNAILIDAMNADVDGDGILSDVDNCPETYNPDQLDTDNDGPGDVCDPCDNVNIWVAGNINGDMINNAPSIDIFDVLTLVDYWKDNDYPGCAAEIADYSGNGSVSMLDIVQLAYQIVYPSSNLSKGETGTGEISILPGRDRTSIIIESSNEVSGIQFTLSHPVSNEVLENVYLPNGWIIESRMLEGNMEVIVADISGNQSQYKLVMDFPSQIRGISDIVACSPGGCLIKVSSESGLPQKIEVPKNLKVEALYPNPFNPSISIPFSIPYEMYTNISIYNITGQHVATLVDNPYMSGGFHVFTWDASAYSSGIYFVKISTPIAQELRKAFLVK from the coding sequence ATGAGAGCAAATTTGTACACTATCAACGGGATTCCTCATTCAGAATGGAATGGCTTGGAAAGCACTGAAGGTGGATACGCCAATGCAAATTGGCCGCCTATGTATGATAATTTTCTTATTATCTATAACGGAATGATTGGCGCTACATCACCCTATTCGATAGATATTAATGGGTTGGTCAATAACGGTACAATTGATTATGATATTACAGTGTCTATGGATTCTGATCATAGTTCTTCTAACCAGCGAGTATATGTTTTTCTAGTTGAAGATAATATATATTCCTATTGGGGTGCAGTAGGCCAATATCATATGGCCAGAAATGTAAATCGAGATTTCACTCCTCCGGAAAATTTGACAATTAGTTCTTCGGGAGAATCTCAAGTTTATTCCGGATCGTTTGATATTGGTTCTTCTTGGGTGCAAGAAAATTTGAAAGTTATCGCTATTGTGCAGAATTCATCGAGTGATGAAATTTTTCAAGTAAATGCTATATTAATAGATGCAATGAATGCTGATGTTGATGGTGACGGAATACTATCTGATGTTGATAATTGTCCTGAAACGTATAATCCTGATCAGCTAGATACTGATAATGATGGTCCGGGGGACGTTTGTGATCCTTGCGATAATGTAAATATTTGGGTTGCCGGGAATATCAATGGTGATATGATTAACAATGCGCCGTCTATTGATATTTTTGATGTATTGACACTTGTAGATTATTGGAAAGACAATGATTATCCAGGTTGCGCCGCGGAAATTGCAGACTACAGCGGCAACGGCTCTGTAAGTATGTTAGATATTGTGCAACTTGCCTACCAAATAGTATATCCATCATCTAATTTAAGTAAAGGAGAAACCGGTACCGGAGAAATTTCTATATTGCCGGGACGTGACCGCACATCAATTATAATTGAAAGTTCAAATGAGGTTAGTGGAATCCAATTCACCCTTTCTCATCCTGTTTCTAATGAAGTTCTTGAGAATGTTTATCTGCCTAATGGTTGGATTATTGAATCACGAATGTTAGAAGGAAATATGGAAGTCATTGTTGCAGACATCAGCGGGAACCAAAGCCAATATAAATTAGTCATGGATTTCCCATCTCAAATACGAGGAATTTCAGATATTGTAGCATGTAGCCCAGGCGGATGTCTGATTAAAGTTTCTTCGGAATCTGGCTTACCTCAGAAAATTGAAGTCCCCAAAAATTTAAAAGTTGAGGCACTCTATCCAAATCCATTCAATCCATCAATTTCCATTCCATTCTCAATTCCGTATGAAATGTATACCAATATTTCCATTTATAATATTACAGGTCAGCATGTGGCCACATTGGTGGATAATCCTTACATGTCTGGTGGTTTCCATGTCTTTACTTGGGATGCTTCCGCTTATTCTTCCGGTATTTACTTTGTGAAGATTTCAACACCGATTGCTCAGGAATTGCGCAAAGCATTCCTGGTTAAATAA
- a CDS encoding glutamate--tRNA ligase: protein MTKVRFAPSPTGELHLGGARTALFNWLFVKKTGGQFYLRIEDTDKERSQQKYVDQICESMRWLGLIWDGPLVFQSEREDSYHAAIQHILKDGNAYRCFCSKEKLDEDRKIADKEKRVYRYAKTCRNLDEKEESDRLNRGENYTIRIKIPKGETHYKDLIYGAITVQHSEIDDFIIARSDGSPTFNFVCVLDDNAMEITHVIRGEDHIPNTPKQLIIYKLFGFTEPEFAHLPMILGQDKKRLSKRHGAPGVQEFRDEGYVPDALLNYLGLLGWNPDTEQEIFTREDLVELFDISQVQKKGAVFDEKKLHWVSGQHMFRLTGPQVFEMMNALYPDWANRSTESFAMEVISSLKDRVKSLSELRNLSAFYFQDPENYEEKAVRKRWKDKSINEFVQNYVLSLEGLTDWSEENLESALRVSAEKLEISAGKLIHPVRLGLTGIGFGPSLFELMQILGKEICIRRLKFALEKLPQSD from the coding sequence ATGACTAAAGTACGATTTGCTCCCAGCCCAACAGGGGAACTTCATTTAGGAGGTGCTCGGACAGCCTTGTTCAATTGGCTTTTTGTGAAAAAAACAGGAGGTCAGTTTTATCTACGCATCGAAGATACAGACAAAGAGAGATCGCAACAGAAATATGTAGATCAAATCTGCGAATCTATGCGATGGTTGGGTCTTATATGGGACGGGCCGCTCGTTTTTCAATCTGAAAGAGAAGATTCCTACCATGCAGCAATCCAGCACATCTTAAAAGACGGGAATGCGTACCGCTGTTTTTGTTCTAAAGAAAAACTTGATGAGGATAGAAAAATTGCAGATAAAGAAAAACGTGTTTATCGGTATGCTAAAACCTGTAGAAATTTAGATGAAAAAGAAGAGAGCGATCGACTGAATAGGGGAGAGAACTATACAATTCGCATAAAAATTCCCAAAGGGGAGACCCACTACAAAGACCTTATTTACGGTGCTATAACCGTGCAACATTCCGAAATAGACGACTTTATTATTGCTCGATCTGATGGGAGCCCAACATTTAATTTTGTTTGTGTACTGGATGATAATGCGATGGAAATTACACATGTTATTCGAGGTGAAGATCATATCCCAAATACACCAAAGCAACTCATTATTTATAAATTATTTGGTTTTACTGAGCCCGAATTTGCACATTTACCAATGATTTTGGGGCAGGATAAAAAAAGGTTAAGTAAGCGCCATGGTGCGCCGGGTGTCCAAGAATTCCGGGATGAAGGCTATGTGCCGGATGCATTATTGAATTACCTTGGCTTGTTGGGGTGGAATCCGGATACAGAACAGGAAATATTTACGCGTGAAGATTTGGTTGAATTGTTTGATATATCGCAAGTTCAAAAAAAAGGTGCTGTATTTGACGAGAAGAAATTACATTGGGTGAGCGGACAACATATGTTTCGCTTAACCGGCCCTCAAGTATTTGAAATGATGAATGCACTTTACCCGGATTGGGCGAACAGATCCACAGAATCTTTTGCGATGGAAGTTATATCTTCTTTGAAAGACCGCGTCAAATCTTTATCCGAATTGAGAAATTTAAGTGCTTTTTATTTTCAAGATCCTGAAAATTATGAAGAAAAAGCAGTTCGAAAACGGTGGAAAGATAAATCGATAAATGAATTCGTACAGAATTATGTTTTGTCTTTAGAAGGACTGACAGATTGGTCAGAAGAAAACCTTGAATCGGCATTGCGTGTATCAGCAGAAAAACTCGAAATATCTGCAGGTAAATTAATTCATCCTGTCAGACTAGGATTAACAGGAATTGGATTTGGCCCATCATTGTTTGAATTGATGCAAATATTGGGAAAAGAAATTTGTATCCGTCGCCTTAAATTTGCATTGGAAAAACTACCTCAAAGCGACTAA
- a CDS encoding nucleoside deaminase yields the protein MEKAFSLAEKALKNGEIPIGAIIVHNSKIIGRGYNQTELLKDPTAHAEIIAITAAANTLEDWRLNDSILYVTKEPCAMCAGAIINSRLKQVVFGCYDEQKGCCGSLYQMCGDRRLGKPIAVIGGLMENECADILSNFFMKKRNEL from the coding sequence ATGGAAAAAGCTTTTTCACTAGCTGAGAAGGCTCTTAAAAATGGTGAAATCCCTATCGGGGCAATCATTGTTCATAATTCTAAAATCATTGGACGCGGTTATAACCAGACCGAATTATTAAAAGATCCTACAGCCCACGCTGAAATCATTGCTATAACAGCCGCTGCCAATACGCTAGAAGATTGGCGGCTGAACGATTCTATTTTGTATGTTACCAAAGAACCATGTGCAATGTGTGCCGGAGCAATTATCAATTCACGATTAAAACAAGTTGTATTTGGGTGCTATGATGAACAAAAAGGGTGTTGCGGATCTCTCTATCAAATGTGCGGGGATCGTAGGCTAGGGAAACCAATAGCCGTAATTGGTGGTTTGATGGAAAACGAATGTGCTGATATTTTATCAAACTTTTTTATGAAAAAAAGAAATGAATTATGA
- a CDS encoding glycosyltransferase family 2 protein: MTSPESNLTLTVVLPIFNEENSVVALLNKVAQSPCVNEMILVDDYSTDHSASVVKNALDDLKNQYPNVKLEFYQHEKNYGKGRALRTAFEKASCDIVVIQDADLEYDPEEYPKLMKPIIDGNADVVYGSRFLGGPHRVLYFWHYFGNKMLTLMSNMFSNLNLTDMETCYKMFKREILEKITFKSNRFGFEPEFTAKVSKAGYRIYEVPISYHGRTYDEGKKITWRDGVSAFFHIIRYNLFP, encoded by the coding sequence ATGACTTCCCCCGAATCAAATCTTACATTAACCGTAGTTCTTCCAATTTTTAATGAAGAAAATAGTGTTGTGGCGCTATTGAACAAAGTAGCGCAATCACCTTGCGTTAATGAAATGATTCTTGTGGATGATTATTCTACAGATCATTCTGCATCGGTGGTAAAGAATGCATTGGATGATTTGAAGAATCAATATCCAAATGTGAAACTTGAGTTTTACCAACATGAAAAAAATTATGGCAAAGGAAGAGCTTTGCGGACAGCATTCGAAAAAGCATCTTGTGACATCGTTGTAATTCAGGATGCAGACCTTGAATACGATCCTGAAGAGTATCCAAAACTAATGAAACCGATAATTGACGGAAATGCGGATGTTGTTTACGGCAGCCGGTTCCTTGGCGGTCCGCATAGAGTATTGTATTTTTGGCATTATTTTGGAAATAAAATGTTAACGCTTATGTCAAATATGTTTTCTAACCTAAACTTAACGGATATGGAAACGTGTTATAAAATGTTTAAGAGAGAAATTTTAGAAAAAATCACATTTAAATCAAATAGGTTTGGATTTGAACCCGAATTTACAGCAAAAGTTTCCAAAGCAGGGTATCGCATTTATGAAGTACCGATTTCTTATCACGGACGAACCTATGATGAAGGAAAAAAAATCACCTGGCGAGATGGTGTTTCCGCATTTTTTCACATTATTAGATATAATCTGTTTCCGTAA